Below is a genomic region from Staphylococcus carnosus.
TACCATTGTATAACCATCATTCATCACCTTTCAGTATTACTTTATTGATTCTTTCAGATTCTCTTAATTATACTATATTTCTTTTTTGTTGAAAAAATTAATAAATCCGCATAAATACCATAAAAGATGTATGCGGAAAAATTTCACTTAGTTATTTATTTCTTCAATTAATCCTGGCAATTCTTCAATACTGTAAATAATATAATCTGCACCATTAGCTTCAAATTTTTCTTTCACTTTCATACCGATTTCTACCCTCTTATCTTCAGAAAGTTTTCGCCAATCCTCTTCATTATATCCAGCAATTGAACTGCCTTTTATTACGCCTACCGTAATAACACCTGCGTTAACACCTTCTTGAATATCAGACACCGTGTCACCGACTTTTAAAACATGTTTAACACTTTGAAGTTCTAAATCTTCCATATTCTTAAATATCATATACGGATAAGGTCTGCCGAATCCTCCAACCATATCAGCAGTTACGACATTATCTGGTTGGTAACCTTGCAACGCTGTATTAGGTTTTACGACTTCCATCATTTCTTTTGTATAACCCGTCGTAGAACCTACTTTAATACCTTTCGCTTTCAGCCAATTTGCTGTGTCCACGGCGCCTTGAATAGGAGTAGTGAAATTTTCTAATGTTTCCATCAACTGGTCTTCAAACTTCTCATAAAGTTGATCAATATCCGTTTCAGTTGCTTTCTTACCGTACTTTTCTTCCCAAAGTGATTGAATTCTCGGCATCTCTAACATGGCTTGAATATGATCTCGTTTCAACATCCCCATAAGCTCTCTCGCCTCTTGAATCGTTACATCTATGCCTGCATCTTTAAAAATATCAATGAAAACATGAACAGGCGCAAAGCAACCAAAATCAATCATCGTACCTGCCCAATCAAAAATGACACCTTCTATTTTATTTAACATGAAATCAATCCCTTTCATTCATATATTTTTGAATATTATCTACTAATGAAACAAAATCTTTATGATGCAAGTCACCGATATTGCCGATTCTGAACGATGGCGTATCCATTAATTTGCCTGGATATAATACAAAACCTGCTTCTTTCATGTATTGATAAAAATCTTCAAAAACAAAATCTTTATCAGGGTATAAGAAAGTGGTAATAATAGGCGACTGATATTCATCATCGATATAAGGTTGGAAATTCAACTCTTT
It encodes:
- the phnX gene encoding phosphonoacetaldehyde hydrolase; its protein translation is MLNKIEGVIFDWAGTMIDFGCFAPVHVFIDIFKDAGIDVTIQEARELMGMLKRDHIQAMLEMPRIQSLWEEKYGKKATETDIDQLYEKFEDQLMETLENFTTPIQGAVDTANWLKAKGIKVGSTTGYTKEMMEVVKPNTALQGYQPDNVVTADMVGGFGRPYPYMIFKNMEDLELQSVKHVLKVGDTVSDIQEGVNAGVITVGVIKGSSIAGYNEEDWRKLSEDKRVEIGMKVKEKFEANGADYIIYSIEELPGLIEEINN